The genomic window AGTCGAGCAGCCACTCTAGCCCCGGGGTATGACATTTTCCGGCACCCGGTCGATCATCCGTTCGAGGGAACCGGCCAGAGCTCCACGCCGCCCACGCTCTGCGGCTCACCCAGGGCCTCCACCAGAACAGACCGCAGCGACGCCTCATTCCGGCTACCCGGAATCAGCACGACCACACCCGCCCGCCAGAAATCCAGATCCGCCAGGAACCGCTCCCGGTCCACCGCCGGAACATAGCCGTACTCCCGCACACTCCACAGCAGGTCGGACGTGTAACGGTGCGGAGCCTGCCAGGAACCGGTGTCGTCGGCCGGCGGATCAGCCGGGCCCATGAAATAGCCACGCGGCGTCGGATAGTCCAGATTGTTGAGAGTCGCCCAGCGCTGCCCGGTGCGCCCCGACGTCACATCCGGCAACGGCACCGTGACCAGCGTCTTCCCATCCGCGACATAGGAACGCCAGGTCCCCTCGGTCAGGAACGGCGGCATCGGATCACCCTGCACCACCGGCAACGGCTTGGGGATCAACGGCACCAGCGCCAGCACCATGCCGATCCAGAACAGGCGCCGGCGTTTCGGCGCGAACGAACCGGCCCGATCCACGGCGAACGCCAGCAACACCCCGGCGACCGCGGCCGGCACCATCGCGAACCGGGTCACGCTGACCAGGTCGATCACCGGAACGTGACTGATCAGCCCGAACGGCAGCGGGATTCCGGTGTCGTACCCGAAGATCCGCAGTTGCGGGCCGAACGACATCACCAGCAACACCAGGCCGGCGATCGCAGTCGACCGCAACGCCACCGACCTCCACAACATCACGATCGCCACGATGACCATCACCAGGCCGACCGGGCCGAAGAACGTGTTGTCCTCGGTCGCACTCACACTCAAATTCCTGGTCAGCGCGGCGTTTCCAGCGAGCGCCTGCCGGGAGAACCAGCCCAGCGACGCCACATCGGTGACATAGGCGGTCGGTTCGAACGGCTGCCCGTGATAGTTACCCGGGGCGAAGAACTGGTACCACAGCGGGTACGCCAGCAGCACCCCCGAGGTGAGCGCGGCCACCCCGATCCCGGCACTGAAATGCTTCCAGACCAGACGCGCCTCACTCCAGGCCATCGCCGCGTACCCGGCCGCCATCAGGCCGAGCGTCAACGCGGTGAAGAGCAGCGCCTCCTCGTTGATGAACACCTGCAACGTGATGAGCAGACCCAGGATCACGCCGCCGCGCCGGACCCGGCCCGGTTCCCGCAGCCGCAGCACCTGCCAGACGATGAACGGCAGCACATAGTTGCTGACGAAGTTCACATGCCCGTTCGCGTGCGAGATCATCGCCGGCGCGAAACCGCACCAGGCGCCACCGATCCACGCCGCCGGGCGGCTGTCCACCAGATGCCGGGACAGCACCCAGTACCAGGCGAAAGCCGTACCGCCCAGACCCCCGGTCACCAACAGCGCCACCGTGACGCCGCCGCCCAGGAAATGAGTGACCGGAGCCAGCGGGATCGCCAAGGCCAGGATCGACGTGTTCGCCATCATGTTGACACCGACCGGCACGTTGAACCGGTCACTGAAGAACGGCGCCGCACCGTCGAACACCACCCGCTCGGCGTGCGCCAGCATGAACAGGAAGATGCCGTGATCGTCGTCGTTGCCGGCGAGCACCCGCCCGTTCGGGTCGATCCAGAGCTGAATCGTCACCAGCGTCGCGAACAGAGCGAACCCCAGCGCGACCCACGTATCGACCCGCTGCCACCGGGCCGGACGCCCGGCCTTCTCCGCGACTTCCGCCGCCTTCTCGGTCACCTCGTCAGCCGCACGCACCGGCCGCATTCTGCCAGAACGCCCCTACACCCCCACACCGAGCCGGTTACCCCCACCCCACCCACTCACCTCCCTCCCCGACTCACCTCCCTCAACGACGGCTAGCCGTCGCTCAGTCATGAAATTCGGCTAGCCGTAGCTCAGCCATGTTCTGGGGCGCCATAACAGGTCTGAACTACGGCCGGGTTGACTGAGCCGTAGCTCAGCAACGTCATGGACCCGCTATGACATTGCTCAGCTACGGCTAGCCGAAAAGAACGGGCCGGAAGAGCTGGGCCGGGGAAGAACTGGGGGCAGGGAGAAACTACGTCCGGCCGGTCGAAGAGCCCGCCAAACAAGGGCCGGACGAACGAAAGGCCGGAGAACACGGGGCTGGACGAGCAAGAGCAGGAAGAACGACGGGCCGGACGAACAACTGGCCAGCGCGCCGATGAACGGCCCGGCGGTCGCGGGGCGGTGGGGGCTGGTCAGCCGACGCGCGAGGTGGCGGCAGACGCCCGAGGTGGAGGCAGGCCAGCCGACGCGCGAGGTGTTTGCCGGTGTGCCGGCCAGCCGTACCGGAGGAGGGGTTCAGAGGCGACGGCTGCTCGGGGGCGCGGGGGAACGTCGTTGGCGGGCCAGCCTTGCGGAGCGGCGGCCGCTCTCCACCTCGACCTCGCGGCGCAGTTTGCGCCAGCTCTCCAGGCGGCGTGGCGGCAGCGAGCCGTCGGCCAGGGCGGTCTGGACGGCGCAGCCGGGTTCGGACTCGTGGCCGCAGTCGTCGAAACGGCACCGCGCCGCCAGGCCGGTGACGTCGGCGAAGGCCCGGTCCAAGCCGCCGCCGGTGTCGAGAAGGCCGACGCCACGGATGCCGGGGGTGTCGATGACGGCCCCGCCGCCGGGGAGCGGCACCAGATTGCGGTAGGCGGTGGTGTGCCGCCCTTTGCCGTCCGCGTCGCGGATCTCCTGGACGGGCATGACACTCGTGCCGGCCAGTGCGTTGACCAGGGTCGACTTGCCGGCGCCGGAACGGCCGAGGAGGGCGACGGTCCGGCCCGGCCCGATCCGGGCGCGCAGTTCGTTGAGGCCCCGGCCCTGTTGGACGCTGACCGGCAGGACCGGCACGCCGGGTGCGAGTTCGCCGAGTTGGCGGGCGATCGCCGCCGGGTCGCGGCTGGTGTCGCTCTTGGTGAGGACCAGGAGCGGGTCGGCGCCGGATTCCCAGGCCAGGGCGAGCAGGCGTTCGACGCGGGCGTCGTCGGGTTCCGGGTGGATCGGCTCGACGACGGCGACGACGTCCATGTTGGCGGCGAGGACCTGACCTGAGGAGTCCTTGTCGGCGGTTCGCCGGATGAGTGTGGTGTGGCGGGGCAGCACGAGTTCCAGGGTGGTACGCCGGTCCGGCCAGTGTCGCAGCACCACCCAGTCGCCGGCGCTGGGCAGGGCGGACGGGTCGCGGGCGGCTTCGACCATCACGGAACCGCCGAGGGTGGCCCGGGTCACGCCGGACTCGGTGAGGACGGTGCAGATGCCGCGGTCGGCGCGGAGGACCCGGCCGGGAACGGAGTCGGGCCGGTCGAAACGGCGGAACGAGGAAGCGAAACGGTCGTCCCAGCCCAGCTGGGACAGGGGGTACGACATGAGAACCCTTTGCGGTGTTAGGGGACGACGTGGCCTGGCACTCAGGCGGAAGCCCCCGGGTGAAGGGACGCGGTACTGGCGAACTGCACGCTCCTCACCTCCTCCGCATGTGATCGATCGGCGCGTCTGTCACGACGGTAGTGGCGTCGTCACCGAGGCGAAAGCGATTTCCGGGGCGCTAGGGTTCTGACGTGACTTACACCGGTGATGTCGTTCCGGGCGGCGAGCCCGCGGTCCGTGACCTGGGTGGTGGCCTGACCCTGACGAAGGTGTCGGTCGGCGCGATGGACAACAACGCCTACCTGCTGTCGGCCGGTGGCGAGCAGTTACTGATCGACGCGGCGGCCGACGCAGGCCGGCTGTTGGAGCTGATCGGCCCGGCGGGGCTGCGCACGGTGGTGACGACACACCGGCACGGTGATCACTGGCAGGCTCTGGCCGACGTGGTGAAGGCCACCGGTGCGGACTCCCTGGCGCACGTCGACGACGCGTCGGAGATCCCGGTGGTGTCCCGGGCGCTGGCCGACGGCGACCTGATCGAGGTCGGCGGCCACACGCTGGAGGTGATCCACGTGGTGGGCCACACGCCGGGGTCGATCGTGCTGTCGTATCGGGGGGAGCATCTCTTCACCGGCGACAGCCTCTTTCCCGGCGGGGTGGGCAACACCCGCGGGGTGAAGAAGAATTTCACGTCGCTGATCGATGATGTCGAGCGCAAACTGTTCGACCGGTTCGGCGACGGCACCTGGTTCTACCCGGGCCATGGCCGGGACTCGACGCTCGGCGCGGAGCGTCCACATCTGGCGGAGTGGCGCGCACGCGGCTGGTGAGACGAGTCACATCGGCGCCTTCATGTCGGACTTATCGTGTTTCACGATGAGAAATCTGCTATCTCCAGGAGTCGCCGGATATCGCTCCTAGACTCCTGGGGACTGTCCGGTTTTGTCCCGGCGGTCGATCGACACATCGACCAGAAAAGGACATGACATGAATGCTCGACGCGCGGTGTCGGCGACGATCGTCGCGGCGGCGGCCGTGCCCATCGCGGTACTGACCTCGGCCCAGCCCGCACAGGCGGGGCCTTGCTCGGGAGTGCCGACGATCACCGGTTTTCCGTTCGACGGGAAGTTCGAGATCTCGCCGACCAACCTCCGCACCGGGCCGGGGATGGAGTGCCCGTCGTTCGGGATGGGGTTCGCCACCGACGCCGTCCGGTACTACTGCTGGCGGATGAACGAACGGGGCGAGAGCTGGACATTCATCGGCATCCCCGCGGCCCAGATGTTCGGCTGGGTATACGGCGGCACGCTGGTCGGCGGCGGATCACCCACCGCGTGTCCTAGCGGGCAGCCGGGCCCGGGCGGCGGCTATCCCCCCGTCGGGAACCCGGTCGGCGGCGGAGATCCGTCCGGTACTCAGGTCCCGATCGGCTCTGGTGGCAATACCCTGACCAACTCAGCGGTCACCGGCCACTACGGTCCCGGAGCGACAACCGGGACCACCGGCGGATCCGGTGGTGCCAACCCGCTTGCCGACCCGGCCGTCACCGGCCACTACGGTCCCGGAACGACAACCGGGACCACCGGCGGCACCCCGAATCGCAACGGGATCGGCCCGCGACAGTCGTGAGTTCGCCGCCCGGAAGACCGGCCACATTCCCGTGGTCACCACGCGAGGCGTGCTCGGGTCACCATCGGCCCGCGCATGCCGGACGAGACGCGGCAGCCCGGGGCGCTTTCCCCGTCCCGGGCTGCCGTTTTCCTCCCTCGGCCGGCGTCAGCCCTGGCCGGGCTTGGCGTTCTCGTTCACGTGGATGCCCTTGGCGAACTCGATGACGTCGGTCTTGCTCCAGCCGAGGCCGTCCCAGACCTGCACCTGCAGGCGGGGACCACTGGGCTGGTCGACGTAGAGCCACCAGCCGGTGGTCATGTCCTCGGATTTGCCGAGCACACCGGGCTTGCCGCCGACGTCGACCTTCTCGCCCTTGGGCGCGCCGGTCTCGTCGACGGACTGGAGCATGACGACGACCTTGCCCACGAAGTTCTGCGGGTTCTTGTCCTTGGCGTTCTTCGGGCCGAGCGTCAGGACGTACGAGTCGACGCCCTGAACCTCCCAGCCGTCCGGCACCTGGTCGAGGGTGTAGCCCTCCGGCTGGTCGCCGGTGTAGGCGACCAGTTTCACGGTCGGGGCGACCACACTGCCGGCGGTGGTGCCCTGTGCGATCGGGGTGTGCTGGGCCGGTGTGGCTCCGCCGGTGGTGGCGAACGCGACGGCCGCGGCGAGTGCGGCGACGGCGAACGCGGAGCCGGTGCCGGCCTGGGCGAGACGGCGGCGGCGCAGGGCCCGCTGTCCGCGGGCCATGTCGGCGGCGATCTGCTGGGTGGTGGGTTCGACGGCCGGTCCGGCGATGCCCGCCAGCCCGTCCTGAAGGTTCATCATGTCGTTTCTCCTGATCGAAGCGTCACAGCAGCGCTAGGGAGGGGTTGGGGCCGAGGACTGTCCGGAGGCGGTCGAGCGCCCGGGCGGTCTGGCTCTTCACCGTTCCCTCGGAGCATCCGAGGGCGTCGGCGGTGTCGGCGACGTCGAGGTCGTAGAAGTAGCGGAACACCAGTGCCGCCCGCATCTTCGGTGGCAGTTCCTTCAGGGCCGCGCGCAGCCCGTCGGAGACGTCACCGTCACGATGAGGGACGGCCACGTGGTCCGGGACCTCGGCCATCGACCGTTCGCTGCGCCGCCACCACCGTCGCCGCTCGTCGGTCAGCGCGTTGACGAGCACTCGCCGGACGTAGCCGTCCGGGTTGTCGGCTCGCTGGAACGCCGGCCAGGCGACGTACAGTTTGGTCAGCGCGGACTGGACGAGGTCTTCGGCCAGGTGGGCGTCACCCGCTGTGAGCAGAGTCGCCGTACGCACCAGTGCGGCCCTCCGGCTGACCACGAACTGGTGGAATTGCTCATCTCGCTCGTTCTTCACACGAGCCCCTCCTTCGCTCTCACACCTCCCTGACGACTGCCGTCCCGGCCGGGTTGCATGAAGTCGCTCAATCTTCCGGAATAGGCTTTGACCAGGGGCGGAGCGTACTCGTCCCGTTTCGAGGTGCCTAGGCCCAACGTGACCAGGGACTGCACCAGCAGGGTGGCGGCGGTGACGCCGTCGATCACCGGGACGCCGACTCGTCGTGACACGTCGGCGCAGAGGCCGGCCATTCCGGCGCAGCCGAGCACGATCACGTCGGAGCCGTCGTGGTCCAGGGCGTGCCGGGCCAGGGCCACCACTCGGGGCAGCACGGTGGGGTCGGTCTCCAGTTCCAGGACCGGGATCTCGCAGGCGTGTACGCCTTTGCAGGCTCCGGTGGCGGTGTAGCGGCGGGCCAGGTCGTGCGCTCGCCCCGCCGTACGGCCAAGGGTTGTCACCACGCTGAATCCGCGGCCGACCAGCGTCGCCGCGTGCATCGCCGCCTCCGCGATGCCGACCACCGGACCGGACGCGATCTCGCGGGCGGCGTCGAGTCCCGGGTCGCCGAAGCAGGCGATGACATGTCCGTCGGCGCCGTCCCGTTCCCCGGCGATGATCTCGGCGAGCAGGCCGGGGACGGCGAGGGCTTCGTCGTAGTGGCTTTCGATGGAGGCCGGGCCCATCGCCGGGGTGACCGCTTCGACGACGACGCCCGGGCCGGCGACGGCCCGGGCGCTCACCTCGATCAGTGTGGTCATCGACGCCGTGGTGTTGGGATTGATGACCCGGATGCGCATCAGAACTTGATCTTCACCGGAGGACCGGAGACCGCGGCGGTACGGCGGGCCAGGCTCAGGTAGACGACGAAGCCGAGGCCGCAGCCGATGAACCAGCTGTACTGCGCGACGTCTGTCATCTTGCCGAGTACCGGGATCACCGCGATGATCGCGCCGGCCGCGGTGGCGATGATGGCCGGCGGGTTGTAGCCGTTCTTGTAGTAGTACGGCCCGTTCGGCGACATCGTGAACAGCGCGTCCACGTCCACCTTCTGTTTGCGGATCAGGTAGTAGTCGGCGATCAGGACTCCGAACAGCGGGCCGATGAAGGCGCCGAGCGTTTCGAGGGTGTAGTGGATGACCTCGGGGTTGTTGTAGAGGTTCCACGGGGTGAGCAGCACCGATCCGACCGCGGCGATCATGCCGCCGGCCCGCCAGGAGATCTTCTGCGGGCTGACGTTGGAGAAGTCGAACGCCGGTGAGATGAAGTTGGCGACGATGTTGATGCCGATCGTGGCGATGGTGAAGGTGAGCGCGCCGAGGACGATCGCGAAGGTGCTGTCGATCCGGGCGACGGTCGCCACCGGGTCGGTGAGCAGTTCCCCGAAGACCGGGACCGTCAGTGAGGCGGTGACGACGGTCAGGATGGAGAACATCAGGAAGTTGACCGGCAGGCCGAGGAAGTTGCCGGTCTTCACGGCGGTGAACGACTTGCCGTACCGGGAGAAGTCGCCGAAGTTCAGCATCGGGCCGGAGAAGTACGACACGACCAGGGCGATCGCGCCGAGCATGACCGGGATCGCGTCGGTGCCGGTGACGGTGACCTCGCCCAGGTTCAGGTCGATGGCGCTCCAGCCGGCCTGGGAGATCAGATATCCGGCGAGGACGAACATGACCACGTAGACGGCCGGTCCGCAGAAGTCGATGAACCTGCGGATGGTCTCCATGCCGGTCCAGAAGACGGCCGCCTGCAACACCCAGAGCAGGGCGTACGTGCACCAGCCGAGCAGTGGCAGGCCGAGGAAGCCGTATTGGTCGACGTCGGCGTACGGCATCAGGGACGGCCACAGTTTGAGGATGACGACGTCGAGGGCCGCCGAGGCGAGGTAGGTCTGGATGCCGTACCAGGCGACCGCGATGGCACCGCGGATGATCGCCGGCACGTTGGCGCCCAGCACTCCGAAGGCCACCCGGTTGATCACCGGATAGGGCACGCCGGTGACCTGGGACGGTTTGGCGACGAGGTTGCAGAAGAAGTAGACGATCGTGATGCCCACGACCAGGGAGACCAGCACCTGCCAGCTGGACAGCCCCAGGGCGAAGAGGCTGCCGGCGGTGACGTATCCGCCGACGCTGTGCACGTCGGACATCCAGAACGCGAAGATGTTGTACGAGCCCCACCGCTGTTCTTTGAGCGGGGCGAGGTCATCGTTGGTGAGACGCGGATCGTAATCGGGTTTCGTGACGCCGCTACCGACCGGCATGCCGGCGGCTTCGACCAGGTCCTCGTGATGCTTGCCGGGGATGGTGGCCATGGACGTCACGCTATGAATCCGCTGTTTCACCGGGATGTGCGGAACTGTATATCTTCCAGCCGGCGGTCCTGTTCGTGGTCCGGGTAGAGGGTCCGCTGGTTGAACACGGTGCGGCGCACGTGCGGCGGGTTGACGATCGGGGCCGGCACGCTGGTTGCCCGCCGTTCGGCCATCATGCCGATGATCGAGCGGGACGCCTGGTCGTAGCCGGTCCGGTAGGCCTCATCCCGTTCCAGCCCGTGGCGGTGCCACTGGTGGATCCGGCCGACCGCGTAACCGCTGGACACGACGATGCAGAGGGTGAGGATGAAGTACAGGATGCCGTTGCCGGGCGCTGTCATGATCTTCCTGTCTCGAAGGGGAACGTCCGGCTTCTCGGTGCGCAGGGGCGAGGCCGGGAGAACTTCTTGCGCGGCGGCCGGCCCACCGGTGACGCGATGACCGGTCGTCGCCGGCCGGCGGCCATCCGGGCGGCGAACGCGGCTGACGCGTGCCGGAATCCGTTGCGGAAAGCGGCCCGGCGCAGGTGGTGCTCACGGTGCCGCTGGTGCACCCGGCCGCCGATGTAGGCGCTGACACAGGCCACCGCGAGAGCGCACAGCGACTCCAGCAGGACGAACCTGGCGGGTGTCATCGGCGGATCGCTTTCACTGTTTCCTCCGGCTTCCGGGAGCTGTTTTCATGACGGCAAACTCACGTTCGGCGACGCAGGAAGTCAGTCGCCGGTTCGGCGTTCGGCGGACGAAGAGCGGTCCCTGATAGCCGATCGGCCCATTGAATCCGTGGCCGCGCACTGGTCCGCACGGACCCCTGGCCCACCCCCGTTCGGACGGCACAGCGGTCCGTGTGACGGAGTCCGAAGGCGTGAGAACGAGCCTGATTCACGCGAACGGGGCCTCAGGGTATTTGACTTGTCTGTCCGTTTTGCCAACATCCCCCTCGCGGCTGGACCGCCGCAGCCGTCGTCGGCGTCGTCGAGGGAAGGGCTCCCGCGCATGCAGCACATCGGCCCGGCAGGGTCCCGGACCGTCTGGCGCGCGCTGGCCGCGGGGATCGTGATCCTGGCGGTGACCGCCGTGACCGGGTACGTACACCGGGAGGTCACCGATTCCGCGCTGTTCGCCTGCTGGTGCGCCGGGTACGCGACGCTGCTGGTGCGGGCGTACTCCTTCGTCCGCAACTCCCGGCCCCCGCATCCGGAGGCGGTGCCCGGCCGGGTCGTGGCGATCGTCCCGGCCGGTGAGGCCGCCGCGGAGGATCTGCGCGCCTGTGTCTGGTCGCTGCTGAGCCAGCACGGTGCCGTCGTCAGTGAGGTCCACGTCACCGACGACGGCCCGGACCGCCGCCCGGTGCAGCCGTTCGCCCACCCGCGGGTGTACTGGCACCGCCGGCCGGACGGCGGGTCGCGCCCCGGTGGCCTGCATGTCCTGGACCAGCTCGATCCGGGTGACTGGGACTTCGTCCTGACCCTGGACGGTGACTGCATCCTCGACGAGCACGCGCTGGGGCATCTGCTCGCGGCGTTCGCCCGGTCACGGGTGACGGTGGCCAAGCCGATGATCGTGGCTCGTAACGCCGGGCAGAACCTGCTCACCCGGATCGCGGACGTGCACCTCGGCAGTTCCCGGGCGATGCGGATGAGCCGGCCGCTGCCGGGTGCCGCCCTGTGCCGGGCCGGCGCCGCCTTTCCGGACCGGCATCACCACCGGACCGGGTCGGCCGTGTTCGAGGGCGAGACGACGGTGGTGCCGGCGGCGACCGCCTGGACTCGGGCGCCCGCCGACCCCGCGACCGCCTTCGACCTGTGGTTTCGCTGGTCGACGACGTGGTGGCGGACGTTCGGGCGGCTGTTTCCGGCGGCCCGGATGCTCGCCGGTTCCCTGACCGTCGGATACGCGTCGGTGGCGCTGGTCAGCGGCCCGGTCCAAAGCGGCACGGCCGCTTTGTACGCCACGTTGTATCTGCTGGTTCGTTACGCCATCACGGGCCTGTATCTGGTCGACCGGCCCCGGACGAGCGGACCTGACAGGTTCTGGACGTGGCTGCTGCTCACTCCGGCCGAGGCGTTCCTCAGCCTGCTGTTCGTCGTCCCGGTCAGGTACTTCGCCCTGTTCCGGCTCTGCCGGAGCCGTTCCACGACGTCAACGGCCGGTCCCGGCACGGTCTACCACAGCGCTCACCTGCTTGAAGGGAACCGAACGTGAACACCGACACCGAGGTGATGTTGTCCGGCGGCCTCGACGGCGTGCTTGTCCCGGCGATGCCGCCAGCGCAGCGAACGACATCGGTCCCGTCGGCGGAGACCCTGGTCCTGCCGGACGGGGCGCTCCAGTTGCTCGCGCTGGCCCAGCGCACCGCGGACGATCACATCGCCGCGGTGAACCGGCACGCCCACCAGGTGCGCGCCGAGGCCCAGGCTCTGGCCGAACAGATTCACCGCGAGGCCCATGCGTACGCCGACGAAGCGCGCGCCGAGACCGACCGCCTGCTGGCCGAGACCCGCGCCGAAGCCGACCGGCTCCTGACCGAGGCGCGTGCCGAGGCGGGGCGGATCGTGGCCGACGGCAGTGTGCACGCCGAACAGATGCGGGCGCAGGCGCAGCAGCGTTACCAGGACGCGGTCGGTGGGCTCGCGATGCAGCGGGAGGCGCTGCAGAAACAGATCGAGGCCCTGGCGAGCTTCGACAACGACTACCGGCAGCGGATCACGATGTTCCTGCAGAGCCAGTTGCGGGCGCTGTGGGCCGAGGAACCCCGGGCCATCGATCCGATGGACCCGGAGACACACCCGGCCGACTGAGCCGGCCCGGTGCCGGCCGGCTCAGTCGGCGCCGTCACGTCTCGGGTACGGTCCGCACCGGCCCGGAGGCGTGTCGCGGCGCTCGCTTACGCCGCCGGCGCCGGAAGTCGAGTTCCCACCAGTCGTCCGGGATCTGCTCGACGAAGAAGCGCTGGACCGGGGACAGCTCGCCGACCGCCGCGAGCGTCTTCTGGGCCCGGATCCATCTCCGGGTGTCGGTGCGGGCACGCTGCACCCGGGCTCGGGCGACGGGATCCGAGGGATCGCTGTACGGCTGATCGCTCTCCAGCAGGGCCAGCGCCGCGTTGTAGGCCGCCCGCCACCTCGCGGGCAGCGTCGTGTCGTCTTTTGCCACGGTCGAGTCCTTGATCTAGTCGCCGTCCGGTCCCCACGGTCCACCCCGCGACCGGGCCGCCGGGAGTTCCGTCATGCCATTAACTTGCCAGAAATGTCGGCAGAGGCCAGAGACGCCCGTTCTGGCCTTTCGGTGCCGCGCTAACAGCGAATCGGCTGCGGTACAAGGTGCCGAAATGCCCCTCCGCGAACTATTTCGAGGTAGAAGCAACGTAATTCAGCCCACTTGCGGCCAGGGGTCCGTCGTCATTTCAGCCGCCCGCCATCGGCCGAAAGGCGGATCGGGTGGTGCGAACGGACGGTCGCTAACGCCCGTTCGCACTACGTCGGGCGTGGAGCCGGGCCACCACGGAGAGCGGAAGAGCCCTGGAAAGCGAATTCGGTTCGCTCCCTGACGCTTTCTTCGGGCAGTTCCCCTGAACGGCCAGTCATCGGCAGTCGTTCAGGCATCCGACAATGTACGCAGGAGCGACAACCGGCGTCGCGGAAATGGTGTTCTCCCTCTCGAAAGGCTCCACCAGAAGAAACCGAAAGGAACCGCGATGAAAAAGCTCACCCGCGTTATTTCCACGGGTGGACTCGGCTTGCTCGCCGCGCTTGCGGTAGCTGCCGGTCCAGCGCAGGCCGTCAATGCCAATAGTGTCGCGCACACCAAGCCCGCGACGCGGCCGGTCCACCTGAACGACGGCGTCCAGGTTGCCGGTTTCTACTCGTCGCTCCAGGCCTGCAGCCTGGCCGGGCGTTTCGGTGAGCAGCGGGGCTACTGGGACACCTACAGCTGCAGCCCGGTCCGCGTCGGCGTGCGCGGCGGTGCCTGGGCGCTCCAGGTCGCCAGCTACGACAACTGGGACCGGGGCGGCTTCGACGTCGCGCTGCGCGCCGTCTGTGCCTTCCCGAACCAGTACCGCCCGGTGTGGGTGGGACAGTACCGTCAGGGCCGGCCGGCCCGGGTCTTCGTGAAGAGCCCGGGACGGGTCATCTACGGCCACCCCGGCCGGGTCATCTACGGCAAGCCGGGCTGGGGCTGGGGCGGTAAGGGCCACGGTGGCTACGGCAACGGCGGCGGTTACGGCAACGGCGGCGGTTACGGCAACGGCGGCCACAACGGCGGCGGCTACGGTAACGGCAACGGCAACGGCGGGCACAACGGCGGCGGTTACGGCAACGGCGGCTGGGACGACGACGACAACCACGGCGGCGGCGACTACGGCCGCAACGACCGCAAGAAGTAGGCACCTGATCCACGCCGGTGCCGCCGGGGGATGCGCCTGCCCCGATGGCACCGGCTTCTCAAGCGGGGTACCACCATCAGGTTGCTCATGGAATTCGCCGACGAATTCCACCACGCCCGCGCCCTCCTGAACCGGGGTGCGGGCACAGGCGTGACGTTTCACCGGGCGGGCCCGGTCTTCAGATGATCTGGGGACCGGGCCCGCCCTACTGCTGTTCGCGCCGTTCCCGTTCGCGTGTTTCGTATTCCGGCCGGAAACCCCGGGAGGCCATCACGAAGAATGCTCGGTAACCGTGCCGGTATCCGTCGCGAAATGACCG from Actinoplanes derwentensis includes these protein-coding regions:
- the rsgA gene encoding ribosome small subunit-dependent GTPase A, translated to MSYPLSQLGWDDRFASSFRRFDRPDSVPGRVLRADRGICTVLTESGVTRATLGGSVMVEAARDPSALPSAGDWVVLRHWPDRRTTLELVLPRHTTLIRRTADKDSSGQVLAANMDVVAVVEPIHPEPDDARVERLLALAWESGADPLLVLTKSDTSRDPAAIARQLGELAPGVPVLPVSVQQGRGLNELRARIGPGRTVALLGRSGAGKSTLVNALAGTSVMPVQEIRDADGKGRHTTAYRNLVPLPGGGAVIDTPGIRGVGLLDTGGGLDRAFADVTGLAARCRFDDCGHESEPGCAVQTALADGSLPPRRLESWRKLRREVEVESGRRSARLARQRRSPAPPSSRRL
- a CDS encoding MBL fold metallo-hydrolase, translating into MTYTGDVVPGGEPAVRDLGGGLTLTKVSVGAMDNNAYLLSAGGEQLLIDAAADAGRLLELIGPAGLRTVVTTHRHGDHWQALADVVKATGADSLAHVDDASEIPVVSRALADGDLIEVGGHTLEVIHVVGHTPGSIVLSYRGEHLFTGDSLFPGGVGNTRGVKKNFTSLIDDVERKLFDRFGDGTWFYPGHGRDSTLGAERPHLAEWRARGW
- a CDS encoding SigE family RNA polymerase sigma factor; this translates as MKNERDEQFHQFVVSRRAALVRTATLLTAGDAHLAEDLVQSALTKLYVAWPAFQRADNPDGYVRRVLVNALTDERRRWWRRSERSMAEVPDHVAVPHRDGDVSDGLRAALKELPPKMRAALVFRYFYDLDVADTADALGCSEGTVKSQTARALDRLRTVLGPNPSLALL
- a CDS encoding aspartate/glutamate racemase family protein; its protein translation is MRIRVINPNTTASMTTLIEVSARAVAGPGVVVEAVTPAMGPASIESHYDEALAVPGLLAEIIAGERDGADGHVIACFGDPGLDAAREIASGPVVGIAEAAMHAATLVGRGFSVVTTLGRTAGRAHDLARRYTATGACKGVHACEIPVLELETDPTVLPRVVALARHALDHDGSDVIVLGCAGMAGLCADVSRRVGVPVIDGVTAATLLVQSLVTLGLGTSKRDEYAPPLVKAYSGRLSDFMQPGRDGSRQGGVRAKEGLV
- a CDS encoding NCS1 family nucleobase:cation symporter-1; translation: MATIPGKHHEDLVEAAGMPVGSGVTKPDYDPRLTNDDLAPLKEQRWGSYNIFAFWMSDVHSVGGYVTAGSLFALGLSSWQVLVSLVVGITIVYFFCNLVAKPSQVTGVPYPVINRVAFGVLGANVPAIIRGAIAVAWYGIQTYLASAALDVVILKLWPSLMPYADVDQYGFLGLPLLGWCTYALLWVLQAAVFWTGMETIRRFIDFCGPAVYVVMFVLAGYLISQAGWSAIDLNLGEVTVTGTDAIPVMLGAIALVVSYFSGPMLNFGDFSRYGKSFTAVKTGNFLGLPVNFLMFSILTVVTASLTVPVFGELLTDPVATVARIDSTFAIVLGALTFTIATIGINIVANFISPAFDFSNVSPQKISWRAGGMIAAVGSVLLTPWNLYNNPEVIHYTLETLGAFIGPLFGVLIADYYLIRKQKVDVDALFTMSPNGPYYYKNGYNPPAIIATAAGAIIAVIPVLGKMTDVAQYSWFIGCGLGFVVYLSLARRTAAVSGPPVKIKF
- a CDS encoding glycosyltransferase family 2 protein, coding for MSVRFANIPLAAGPPQPSSASSREGLPRMQHIGPAGSRTVWRALAAGIVILAVTAVTGYVHREVTDSALFACWCAGYATLLVRAYSFVRNSRPPHPEAVPGRVVAIVPAGEAAAEDLRACVWSLLSQHGAVVSEVHVTDDGPDRRPVQPFAHPRVYWHRRPDGGSRPGGLHVLDQLDPGDWDFVLTLDGDCILDEHALGHLLAAFARSRVTVAKPMIVARNAGQNLLTRIADVHLGSSRAMRMSRPLPGAALCRAGAAFPDRHHHRTGSAVFEGETTVVPAATAWTRAPADPATAFDLWFRWSTTWWRTFGRLFPAARMLAGSLTVGYASVALVSGPVQSGTAALYATLYLLVRYAITGLYLVDRPRTSGPDRFWTWLLLTPAEAFLSLLFVVPVRYFALFRLCRSRSTTSTAGPGTVYHSAHLLEGNRT
- a CDS encoding V-type ATP synthase subunit E family protein, which gives rise to MNTDTEVMLSGGLDGVLVPAMPPAQRTTSVPSAETLVLPDGALQLLALAQRTADDHIAAVNRHAHQVRAEAQALAEQIHREAHAYADEARAETDRLLAETRAEADRLLTEARAEAGRIVADGSVHAEQMRAQAQQRYQDAVGGLAMQREALQKQIEALASFDNDYRQRITMFLQSQLRALWAEEPRAIDPMDPETHPAD